Below is a genomic region from Methylophaga thalassica.
CGGTGGGCAAGACCTCTATTGCGCAGCTTCTGCTGCTTTCTAAATTTCGTTCTTTTTGGCTGTAACATTGGTTATAACCTTATTTTTCAGCTGCAGGTGTGTTTTGAGCATTTGTGTCAAAAACTTCACCTTTAAAAATCCAAACTTTGACACCGATGATACCGTAAGTCGTTTTAGCTTCCGCTGTACCATAGTCGATGTCAGCACGTAATGTATGTAAAGGCACACGACCTTCACGGTACCATTCTGTACGTGCGATTTCTGCTCCGTTCAGACGACCTGCAACATTAATACGAATACCTTCAGCACCTAAGCGCATTGTGTTTGTCACTGCACGTTTCATTGCACGACGGAACATAATACGACGCTCAAGTTGCTGCGCTACACTTTCAGCAACTAATGTTGCATCTAGTTCAGGCTTACGAATTTCTTCAACGCCCACATTGACAGGAACACCCATCAGTTTTGACGCTTCTTGACGCAACTTATCGATATCTTCGCCTTTTTTGCCAATAACAATACCCGGACGTGCTGTATGGATAGTGATTTTGGCAGTTTTGGCTGGTCTATCAATCTGGATCTTACTGACTGAAGCATGTGATAACTTTTGTTTAAGAAAATCACGTACTTTAAGATCATTGCTCAGCATATTTGAAAAATCTGCTGAATCGGCATACCAGATCGAATTCCAATCTTTAATTATACCAAGTCTAAAACCTGTTGGGTGAACCTTTTGTCCCATAAGTCTGCTCTCTTACTTCTCGTCTACAACCACAGTAATGTGGCTGGTGCGTTTAAGAATACGGTTGCCGCGGCCTTTAGCGCGAGCCTGCATACGTTTCATGGTAGGACCTTCGTCAACCATAACTGCTGAAACGACTAATTCGTCGATGTCGGCACCGTCATTATGTTCAGCGTTAGCGATCGCTGAGTCCAGCACGCCTTTCATAAGCTCTGCAGCTTTTTTAGGACTGAACGCGAGTAGATTGATTGCTCTTTCTACTGGCAAACCTCTGATTTGATCTGCAACCAAGCGCACCTTTTGTGCGGAAATGCGTGCGTAGCTGAGTTTAGCTTTTGTAGCCATATCTTAACCTTACCGTTTAGATTTCTTGTCAGCGGCATGACCTTTAAAGGTGCGAGTTGGTGAGAACTCACCCAACTTATGCCCAACCATATCTTCTGTAACAAACACGGGTACGTGTTGACGACCGTTATGAACGGCAATTGTTAAACCGATCATATCTGGAGAAATCATCGAACGACGTGACCAAGTTTTAATCGGACGTTTGTTATCAGTTTCTCTCGCTTCCAAGACCTTCTTTTCAAGGTGCTGGTCTATAAAAGGACCTTTTTTAATTGAACGCGGCATAGGATTCCCTAAATCTTATTTACGATTACGACGGCGTACGATCATATTGTCTGTACGCTTGTTTTTACGTGTCTTGTAGCCTTTAGTAGGCACACCCCAAGGTGTCACAGGATGACGACCACCAGATGTACGACCTTCACCACCACCATGTGGGTGATCAACCGGGTTCATTACAACACCACGTACTGTAGGACGAATACCACGCCAGCGTGTAGCACCCGCTTTACCTAATGAACGAAGAGAATGTTCACCGTTACCTACTTCACCCATTGTTGCTTTACAGTCTAATGGTACTTTGCGCATTTCACCGCTACGTAGGCGGATAGTGGCATAACCATTTTCACGGGCAACAAACTGAGCGCTGCTACCAGCACTACGTGCTAACTGAGCACCTTTGCCTGGTTTAAGCTCAATACAATGCACTGTGCTACCCAGCGGGATTGCAGATAATTTCAATGCATTACCAGCACGGATTGCAGCATCTTCACCTGACTCAAGACGGTCACCTGCTACAACACCTTTTGGTGCGATGATGTAACGCTTTTCACCGTCAACATAGGTCAGTAAAGCAATATGTGCAGTACGATTTGGATCGTATTCAATTCTTTCTACTACTGCTGGGATACCGTCTTTGTTACGTTTAAAGTCAATTAAACGGTAACGTTGTTTATGGCCACCACCACGGTGACGCACGGTAATACGACCAGCGTTATTACGACCGCCAGACTTAGATTTCTTTTCAACTAACGGCGCATATG
It encodes:
- the rpsC gene encoding 30S ribosomal protein S3; the encoded protein is MGQKVHPTGFRLGIIKDWNSIWYADSADFSNMLSNDLKVRDFLKQKLSHASVSKIQIDRPAKTAKITIHTARPGIVIGKKGEDIDKLRQEASKLMGVPVNVGVEEIRKPELDATLVAESVAQQLERRIMFRRAMKRAVTNTMRLGAEGIRINVAGRLNGAEIARTEWYREGRVPLHTLRADIDYGTAEAKTTYGIIGVKVWIFKGEVFDTNAQNTPAAEK
- the rplV gene encoding 50S ribosomal protein L22, whose product is MATKAKLSYARISAQKVRLVADQIRGLPVERAINLLAFSPKKAAELMKGVLDSAIANAEHNDGADIDELVVSAVMVDEGPTMKRMQARAKGRGNRILKRTSHITVVVDEK
- the rpsS gene encoding 30S ribosomal protein S19, yielding MPRSIKKGPFIDQHLEKKVLEARETDNKRPIKTWSRRSMISPDMIGLTIAVHNGRQHVPVFVTEDMVGHKLGEFSPTRTFKGHAADKKSKR
- the rplB gene encoding 50S ribosomal protein L2, with product MALKKAKPTSAGRRFVVQVSTPDLHNGQPYAPLVEKKSKSGGRNNAGRITVRHRGGGHKQRYRLIDFKRNKDGIPAVVERIEYDPNRTAHIALLTYVDGEKRYIIAPKGVVAGDRLESGEDAAIRAGNALKLSAIPLGSTVHCIELKPGKGAQLARSAGSSAQFVARENGYATIRLRSGEMRKVPLDCKATMGEVGNGEHSLRSLGKAGATRWRGIRPTVRGVVMNPVDHPHGGGEGRTSGGRHPVTPWGVPTKGYKTRKNKRTDNMIVRRRNRK